AGATTATCCAGCTCAGGTCGAACCAGTGTAGTTAACTGAGTCAAAATTTTCACGATCTCCCTGCGCTCTGCATACTGCAGTTCCCTTACCTCGTTATTAAGCTCTAATGCTTCGGTTGGTTCAATATACACCGTTTGGCCAGTTCCTGACTGATCGTGAATGAATCCTTTTACCCTTCTTTTATATTCTGCCAGTACGGGTATTACAATCCTTCCGTCTCGAACTGTAATAGAGGCATCTTCGGGAGTGTATTTATTTGCAGAGGCCTGCTTGTATATTTTTTCAACTTCCCTTCTCAGTTGTGCCTGTGCTTTAAAAATGTCAGTTCTGATTTGCTGTAGGACTGGACTGGCATTATTTCTTAAGTCGCCCTTGTCATCAATTTTGGCATCTATGGCTTTATATAAAGACGGTTCTAAATCAACAGCCTTTCTTAAGTTAAATAAATTACGGTATTCCTCTTCATATTCATCAAAAAAGGATATACAGTCCAAAATAGTCTTAAGACTTAGTTTTAGGTCGAAAAATTCATCTTCCGTAAAAAAAGCTCCATTTACCTTTGCCCTTTTAATGAAGTGACTCACGTCTATAAAATTGCTGGAGGGGAAGTGTTCTCCTGATTGAAAGATCTTTAGGAATTCATTAGTTTGATTTAGAAGTGGCTCAAGCTTTTCAAATTTTCTAATAAAGCTCATTTTCTCCACAATAGCTTGTCCTAAATTACTGCTGCATTCATCAGAAATTAACGTTCTAATTTTATCAAATCCTATTCTTTGCTCAAAATCCTGGGGTAATATCATAAATTAATTCAGGCTTACTTTTGCTTCTTTTTGGCATTTTCAACTTGCTCCCTCAAGCTGACAGTATCGATTACAATGTCATATACAGCTTCTAATTTTTCAGGAAATTCAAGATAGTATCTAAAACTTTCTTTATAAACTGAGTCATTTGTATTGTAATCTTCTAATATTTTTAACTCATAGTGTCTAAATACAACTTTTGAAGAATCTGGTTTTAAACTAATATTGGCGGCTTTATGTTCAGCCAGATAAATATCTGATAGAATAAGTGCCATTTTTTCCGGTGGGATAATGCCTTTTGGCAGTTCTTCTTTTCCACTACAGGAA
This is a stretch of genomic DNA from Marivirga harenae. It encodes these proteins:
- a CDS encoding DUF4296 domain-containing protein — its product is MRKLIYIIAILTIVSCSGKEELPKGIIPPEKMALILSDIYLAEHKAANISLKPDSSKVVFRHYELKILEDYNTNDSVYKESFRYYLEFPEKLEAVYDIVIDTVSLREQVENAKKKQK